Proteins encoded in a region of the Populus nigra chromosome 3, ddPopNigr1.1, whole genome shotgun sequence genome:
- the LOC133690135 gene encoding UDP-galactose/UDP-glucose transporter 7-like isoform X2 has protein sequence MENRSEAEASPYKSLVAAVSYGIASMAMVFINKAILMQYGHSMTLLTLQQLATALLIHFGRRTGYTRARGVDMQTAKRLLPVSLFYNANVAFALASLRGVNIPMYIAIKRLTPLAVLIAGIFSGKGKPTTQVTLSVLLIAAGVIIAALGDFSFDLWGYGMALTSVFFQTMYLVLVERSGAEDGLSSVEIMFYNSFLSLPFLIFLIIITGEFPNSLALLFAKSNSLSFLVILVISLIMGIVLNFTMFLCTIVNSALTTTIVGVLKGVGSTTLGFVLLGGVEVHALNVTGLVINTAGGLWYSYAKYQQKMSKPPKRISDVEARSK, from the exons ATGGAAAATCGCAGTGAAGCAGAAGCAAGTCCTTATAAGAG TTTGGTTGCTGCCGTGTCATATGGAATTGCTTCAATGGCTATGGTTTTTATCAATAAGGCCATTTTGATGCAATATGGTCACTCAATGACCCTTCTCACCTTGCAg CAATTGGCGACGGCATTGCTTATACATTTTGGTAGACGAACAGGGTATACGAGAGCGAGGGGAGTCGATATGCAAACAGCTAAAAGACTTCTCCCAGTTTCGTTGTTCTACAATGCTAATGTAGCTTTTGCTTTGGCTAGCTTGAGAGGAGTTAATATTCCTATGTATATTGCAATAAAGAGACTCACACCGCTTGCAGTACTTATAGCTGGAATTTTCTCAGGAAAGGGAAAGCCTACAACACAG GTTACTCTTTCCGTGCTATTGATTGCTGCTGGAGTTATTATAGCAGCACTTGGAGATTTTTCTTTTGACCTTTGGGGATACGGCATGGCCCTTACTTCTGTTTTCTTTCAG ACGATGTACCTTGTTTTAGTTGAAAGATCTGGTGCTGAGGATGGCCTCTCTTCAGTTGAGATAATGTTCTACAACAGCTTTTTGTCTCTTCCATTCTTGATATTTCTCATCATAATTACAGGGGAATTTCCAAACTCTTTAGCATTATTGTTTGCAAAG AGTAATTCCTTATCATTTTTGGTGATCCttgttatttcattaataatggGCATAGTTCTCAACTTCACAATGTTCTTATGTACCATAGTCAACTCAGCTCTAACAACAACCATTGTGGGAGTCCTCAAAGGTGTTGGGTCCACG ACCCTTGGTTTTGTCCTCCTGGGTGGTGTGGAAGTGCATGCTTTGAACGTGACTGGATTGGTTATCAACACAGCGGGTGGTTTGTGGTACTCATATGCCAAATACCAGCAAAAGATGAGTAAACCTCCAAAGAGAATATCAGATGTAGAGGCTCGTAGCAAATAA
- the LOC133690001 gene encoding ubiquitin carboxyl-terminal hydrolase 18-like isoform X2, protein MHVGGITVDLNWLLQFIFTVFVIGLGLLHLVKNTASKYFEVGANFEAAESSHTAIDPNIINQAVEAEEDSSICGHCGGFGSKKCSRCKSVRYCSHRCQEADWKAGHKLKCKDFKLNSSQTVRSNFGFKPSGGGSRSFSNAALVPANGVSNSKPIKKPGKVLFPYDEFIKLYNSDKPEFSPCGLLNCGNSCFANVVLQCLTYTRPLVAYLLKKGHQTECRHNDWCFLCEFQSHVERASQSTHPFSPINIISRLPNIGGNLGYGRQEDAHEFMRLAIDTMQSVCLDEFGGEKAVEPASQETTIIQHIFGGRLQSQVICTKCNKISNQFENMMDLTVEIHGDAASLEECLDQFTDKEWLHGENMYKCDRCNDYVKAWKRLTIQRAPNVLTIALKRFQSGRFGKLNKRVTFPEMLDLSPYMSEGGDGTDVYKLYAVVVHVDMLNASFFGHYICYTKDFHGNWHRIDDCKVSSVELDEVLSQGAYMLVYSRLYLPDVGQGFCSAVMSQNH, encoded by the exons ATGCATGTCGGTGGAATAACAGTGGATCTGAATTGGTTACTACAATTTATATTCACTGTTTTTGTTATTGGTTTGGGGTTGTTACACCTCGTTAAGAATACGGCGTCCAAGTACTTCGAAGTCGGCGCTAATTTCGAAGCAGCTGAGAGTAGCCACACTGCTATTGATCCAAATATTATTAATCAAGCCGTGGAAGCTGAAGAGGACTCTAGTATCTGTGGACATTGTGGCGGTTTTGGGAGTAAAAAGTGTTCTCGTTGCAAATCCGTGAGATATTG CTCACACAGATGCCAAGAAGCAGACTGGAAGGCTGGCCATAAGTTAAAATGCAaggatttcaaattaaattcttCACAAACAGTAAGATCAAACTTTGGTTTTAAACCTTCAGGTGGTGGGAGTAGAAGCTTTTCTAACGCTGCACTTGTTCCTGCCAATGGAGTTTCTAACTCTAAGCCTATAAAGAAGCCAGGAAAG GTTCTTTTCCCGTATGATGAGTTCATTAAACTTTACAACTCAGACAAGCCCGAATTCTCTCCCTGTGGGCTCTTAAATTGTGGAAACAG TTGCTTTGCCAACGTGGTTCTACAATGCCTCACATACACAAGGCCACTTGTTGCATATTTGTTGAAGAAAGGTCATCAAACAGAAT GTAGACATAATGATTGGTGTTTTCTTTGTGAATTCCAATCCCATGTTGAAAGAGCAAGCCAAAGCACACATCCCTTTTCaccaataaatattatttctcgGTTACCTAATATTGGTGGTAATCTTGGCTATGGAAGACAGGAGGATGCACATGAGTTCATGAG GCTTGCTATTGATACTATGCAATCAGTATGCCTTGATGAATTTGGTGGAGAAAAGGCTGTTGAACCTGCCTCTCAAGAGACTACAATAATTCAACACATATTTGGGGGTCGCCTCCAATCTCAG GTGATATGCACAAAATGCAATAAGATTTCAAATCAGTTTGAGAACATGATGGATTTAACTGTTGAGATTCATGGTGATGCTGCATCCTTGGAGGAATGCCTCGATCAATTCACAGACAAAGAGTGGCTTCATGGAGAAAATATGTACAAATGTGACAG GTGCAATGACTATGTCAAGGCATGGAAGCGTCTTACCATTCAACGAGCTCCAAATGTTCTTACAATCGCTTTAAAGAGATTCCAG AGTGGGAGGTTTGGTAAACTTAACAAAAGGGTAACTTTTCCTGAGATGTTAGATCTGAGCCCCTACATGAGTGAAGGAGGAGATGGCACTGATGTGTACAAGCTTTATGCAGTTGTTGTCCATGTGGATATGCTAAATGCATCATTTTTTGGTCATTACATCTGCTACACCAAGGATTTCCATGGAAACTGGCACAGAATTGATGACTGCAAG GTTTCTAGTGTTGAATTAGACGAGGTACTTTCTCAGGGTGCATATATGCTTGTGTACAGCAG ATTGTATTTGCCTGATGTTGGGCAGGGTTTCTGTTCGGCCGTCATGTCTCAGAACCATTGA
- the LOC133690001 gene encoding ubiquitin carboxyl-terminal hydrolase 18-like isoform X1 has translation MHVGGITVDLNWLLQFIFTVFVIGLGLLHLVKNTASKYFEVGANFEAAESSHTAIDPNIINQAVEAEEDSSICGHCGGFGSKKCSRCKSVRYCSHRCQEADWKAGHKLKCKDFKLNSSQTVRSNFGFKPSGGGSRSFSNAALVPANGVSNSKPIKKPGKVLFPYDEFIKLYNSDKPEFSPCGLLNCGNSCFANVVLQCLTYTRPLVAYLLKKGHQTECRHNDWCFLCEFQSHVERASQSTHPFSPINIISRLPNIGGNLGYGRQEDAHEFMRLAIDTMQSVCLDEFGGEKAVEPASQETTIIQHIFGGRLQSQVICTKCNKISNQFENMMDLTVEIHGDAASLEECLDQFTDKEWLHGENMYKCDRCNDYVKAWKRLTIQRAPNVLTIALKRFQSGRFGKLNKRVTFPEMLDLSPYMSEGGDGTDVYKLYAVVVHVDMLNASFFGHYICYTKDFHGNWHRIDDCKVSSVELDEVLSQGAYMLVYSRVSVRPSCLRTIEPSKEQQSIVKVELDSCTENPVEHLSPIESMDATNSGFPAPENENYEVGSEHHESGTGNEDPDEMIGVDYCSSLSIPVGVSGLKKDSAAALDSEAVVIEHSLDYTDTVMSESDSAVAKDIKVNGSIYSFSSEEIST, from the exons ATGCATGTCGGTGGAATAACAGTGGATCTGAATTGGTTACTACAATTTATATTCACTGTTTTTGTTATTGGTTTGGGGTTGTTACACCTCGTTAAGAATACGGCGTCCAAGTACTTCGAAGTCGGCGCTAATTTCGAAGCAGCTGAGAGTAGCCACACTGCTATTGATCCAAATATTATTAATCAAGCCGTGGAAGCTGAAGAGGACTCTAGTATCTGTGGACATTGTGGCGGTTTTGGGAGTAAAAAGTGTTCTCGTTGCAAATCCGTGAGATATTG CTCACACAGATGCCAAGAAGCAGACTGGAAGGCTGGCCATAAGTTAAAATGCAaggatttcaaattaaattcttCACAAACAGTAAGATCAAACTTTGGTTTTAAACCTTCAGGTGGTGGGAGTAGAAGCTTTTCTAACGCTGCACTTGTTCCTGCCAATGGAGTTTCTAACTCTAAGCCTATAAAGAAGCCAGGAAAG GTTCTTTTCCCGTATGATGAGTTCATTAAACTTTACAACTCAGACAAGCCCGAATTCTCTCCCTGTGGGCTCTTAAATTGTGGAAACAG TTGCTTTGCCAACGTGGTTCTACAATGCCTCACATACACAAGGCCACTTGTTGCATATTTGTTGAAGAAAGGTCATCAAACAGAAT GTAGACATAATGATTGGTGTTTTCTTTGTGAATTCCAATCCCATGTTGAAAGAGCAAGCCAAAGCACACATCCCTTTTCaccaataaatattatttctcgGTTACCTAATATTGGTGGTAATCTTGGCTATGGAAGACAGGAGGATGCACATGAGTTCATGAG GCTTGCTATTGATACTATGCAATCAGTATGCCTTGATGAATTTGGTGGAGAAAAGGCTGTTGAACCTGCCTCTCAAGAGACTACAATAATTCAACACATATTTGGGGGTCGCCTCCAATCTCAG GTGATATGCACAAAATGCAATAAGATTTCAAATCAGTTTGAGAACATGATGGATTTAACTGTTGAGATTCATGGTGATGCTGCATCCTTGGAGGAATGCCTCGATCAATTCACAGACAAAGAGTGGCTTCATGGAGAAAATATGTACAAATGTGACAG GTGCAATGACTATGTCAAGGCATGGAAGCGTCTTACCATTCAACGAGCTCCAAATGTTCTTACAATCGCTTTAAAGAGATTCCAG AGTGGGAGGTTTGGTAAACTTAACAAAAGGGTAACTTTTCCTGAGATGTTAGATCTGAGCCCCTACATGAGTGAAGGAGGAGATGGCACTGATGTGTACAAGCTTTATGCAGTTGTTGTCCATGTGGATATGCTAAATGCATCATTTTTTGGTCATTACATCTGCTACACCAAGGATTTCCATGGAAACTGGCACAGAATTGATGACTGCAAG GTTTCTAGTGTTGAATTAGACGAGGTACTTTCTCAGGGTGCATATATGCTTGTGTACAGCAG GGTTTCTGTTCGGCCGTCATGTCTCAGAACCATTGAGCCTTCAAAGGAGCAGCAATCAATCGTGAAAGTAGAACTAGATTCTTGCACGGAGAACCCAGTTGAACACCTTTCACCAATAGAGTCGATGGATGCCACAAATTCTGGGTTCCCAGCacctgaaaatgaaaattatgaagttGGAAGTGAACATCACGAGTCAGGGACTGGTAATGAAGATCCTGACGAAATGATTGGAGTTGATTACTGCTCAAGTTTATCCATTCCAGTGGGGGTTTCTGGCCTCAAGAAAGATTCCGCTGCTGCACTTGATTCAGAAGCTGTTGTGATAGAGCACTCCTTGGACTATACAGATACAGTCATGTCTGAATCAGATTCTGCCGTTGCGAAGGATATCAAAGTAAATGGCAGTATTTATTCATTCTCGAGTGAAGAGATTTCAACATAA
- the LOC133688664 gene encoding histidine kinase 5-like, which yields MVCEMENDQMEDMDIEALSSMWPEDIDSSKPYVEKPVGDQDMLEEVTIVEGPTIVDFHHLVELTNYTDRGSSQLAHLVQHWEYKQANAVRLLREELDILNKQREEVELKKLEILEDFRFEEERYSGDKRQISILDEIFDIYQDIPRRKSDIIVQSKRVDIDAEFDTVAYWKQRVVHLEKLLEASVHREELLTEKLQESIQNLEKQSSPVEELTQILKRADNFLHFVLQNAPVVIGHQDKDLRYRFIYNHFPRLQEEEIIGKTDVEIFSGAGVKESQDFKKEVLDKGLPAKREITFETELFGSKTFLIYVEPVFSKSGETIGINYMGMDVTDQVRKREKMARLREEIAVQKAKETELNKTIHITEETMRAKQMLATMSHEIRSPLSGVVSMAEILSTTNLDREQRQLLNVMISSGDLVLQLINDILDLSKVESGVMKLEATKFRPREVVKHVLQTAAASLQKILTLEGRVADDVPIEVIGDVLRIRQILTNLISNAIKFTHEGKVGIKLYVVSDPCYGKAERKHQKSSADQSTTNEPKEGKPTSSSQSSSDRKSFHSTKYSEGPYPNHLPSNEPQTPVKNGNTMDGDKGEEPEAPGTTVWLCCDVYDTGIGIPDNALPTLFKKYMQVSADHARKYGGTGLGLAICKQLVELMGGRLTVSSKVKCGSTFTFVLPYKVSSTCDSSDDPDDLSEMADHDAPLEDETAGFFRFQPRTLGSLFSSNGSTRTQKLLPHSIGFSNSPILNGFSEDSCSFPSGNARLKETTSVEDACSMVEVAETLSEPESSFSHSPDRDNENVVCRRKQCLDETESKIPNGTKNCYNHKEVLGDPPGSCQEQEKSATSSQCNSSSIPQEPEPESKPKPKILLVEDNKINVMVTKSMMKQLGHTMDVVNNGVEAVRAVQSCSYDLILMDVCMPVMNGLQATQLIRSFEETGNWDAAIKAGIEPCAPSSASVLHGQSSIHDHKRIPIIAMTANALSESAEECYANGMDSFVSKPVTFRKIKECLEQYLP from the exons ATGGTCTGCGAAATGGAGAATGATCAAATGGAGGACATGGACATTGAAGCCCTCTCTTCAATGTGGCCTGAAGATATTGATAGTTCAAAGCCATATGTAGAGAAGCCGGTAGGGGATCAAGACATGTTAGAGGAGGTTACCATAGTTGAGGGGCCAACTATAGTTGATTTCCATCACCTTGTCGAGCTGACGAATTACACTGATAGGGGCTCTTCTCAGTTGGCACATCTTGTACAACACTGGGAGTATAAACAGGCAAATGCAGTCCGCCTTCTCAGAGAAGAGCTTGACATCTTAAACAAACAAAGGGAGGAAGTTGAGCTCAAGAAATTGGAGATATTGGAGGATTTTCGGTTTGAGGAAGAAAGATACAGTGGTGATAAACGAcagatttctattttggatgaaatttttGATATATATCAAGATATTCCTCGGAGAAAAAGTGATATCATTGTTCAAAGCAAGAGAGTAGACATAGATGCCGAATTCGACACCGTCGCATACTGGAAACAGCGAGTAGTGCATTTAGAGAAATTGTTGGAGGCCAGTGTCCACAGAGAGGAGTTACTGACAGAGAAGTTACAAGAAAGCATACAGAACTTGGAAAAGCAATCCTCCCCAGTTGAAGAGTTGACACAGATTCTGAAAAGGGCTGATAATTTCTTACATTTTGTACTTCAAAATGCTCCTGTTGTTATAGGCCATCAG GATAAAGATTTAAGATATCGCTTTATCTATAATCATTTTCCGCGTTTGCAAGAGGAG GAAATTATAGGAAAAACAGATGTCGAAATTTTTTCAGGCGCAGGAGTTAAGGAATCTCAAGATTTCAAGAAAGAAGTTTTGGATAAAGGATTGCCTGCAAAGAGGGAAATCACATTTGAGACAGAATTATTTGGTTCAAAGACATTTTTGATCTATGTGGAACCTGTTTTTAGCAAGTCCGGGGAGACAATCGGTATAAACTATATGGGAATGGATGTAACTGATCAG GtaaggaaaagagagaaaatggcaAGGCTTCGAGAAGAGATAGCAGTACAGAAAGCTAAGGAAACAGAACTTAACAAAACAATCCATATAACAG AGGAAACAATGCGTGCAAAACAAATGCTAGCAACCATGTCTCATGAGATAAGATCACCTCTCTCTGGAGTTGTTAGCATGGCTGAGATTCTCTCCACCACAAACCTTGATCGCGAGCAAAGACAACTATTGAATGTCATGATATCTTCAGGAGATTTGGTTCTTCAACTTATAAATGACATACTCGACCTTTCCAAGGTTGAATCAGGTGTTATGAAGTTGGAGGCTACGAAATTCCGACCACGAGAGGTAGTAAAACATGTGCTGCAGACTGCTGCGGCATCATTGCAAAAGATTCTGACCTTGGAAGGACGTGTAGCCGATGATGTTCCCATTGAG GTCATTGGAGATGTTCTTAGGATCCGGCAAATCCTCACCAACTTGATAAGCAATGCAATAAAGTTTACTCATGAAGGGAAAGTAGGGATAAAACTTTATGTCGTATCGGATCCATGTTATGGAaaagctgaaagaaaacatCAGAAGTCATCTGCAGATCAGTCAACCACAAATGAGCCAAAGGAAGGCAAGCCTACATCCTCGTCTCAAAGTAGCAGCGATCGAAAAAGTTTCCACAGTACAAAATACAGTGAAGGTCCATATCCTAATCATTTGCCTAGCAATGAACCTCAAACACCGGTTAAAAATGGAAACACAATGGACGGAGATAAAGGGGAGGAACCTGAAGCACCTGGAACAACAGTGTGGCTTTGCTGTGATGTTTATGACACCGGCATTGGAATCCCAG ATAATGCTTTACCTACTCTATTCAAAAAATACATGCAAGTTAGTGCGGATCATGCTCGAAAATATGGCGGGACAGGGCTAGGCCTTGCGATATGCAAACAGCTG GTTGAGCTGATGGGAGGCCGTCTCACTGTGTCTAGCAAAGTGAAATGTGGATCTACGTTTACGTTTGTGCTACCGTATAAGGTATCATCAACCTGTGATTCTTCCGATGATCCTGATGATCTTTCAGAGATGGCTGATCATGATGCTCCACTAGAGGATGAAACTGCTGGCTTCTTTCGGTTCCAACCACGTACTTTGGGCTCTCTATTCTCTTCTAATGGATCCACCAGGACTCAAAAATTGTTGCCACATAGTATTGGTTTCAGTAATTCCCCTATACTCAATGGATTCTCTGAGGATTCTTGCTCATTCCCTTCTGGTAACGCTAGATTGAAAGAGACAACTTCTGTTGAGGATGCCTGTTCTATGGTTGAAGTTGCCGAGACATTATCTGAACCTGAAAGCTCATTTAGTCATAGTCCAGACCGTGACAACGAGAATGTAGTTTGTAGAAGAAAACAATGTCTAGATGAAACAGAGAGTAAAATCCCTAATGGTACTAAAAACTGCTATAATCACAAAGAAGTGTTAGGTGACCCACCAGGGTCGTGTCAGGAACAAGAGAAATCTGCCACAAGTTCTCAGTGCAATTCTAGCAGCATTCCACAAGAACCAGAACCAGAATCAAAACCAAAGCCTAAGATCCTTCTAGTAGAAGATAACAAGATCAACGTAATGGTGACGAAATCAATGATGAAGCAGTTAGGCCACACCATGGATGTCGTAAATAACGGAGTTGAAGCAGTGCGTGCAGTTCAGTCCTGTTCTTATGATCTCATTTTGATG GATGTCTGCATGCCTGTTATGAATGGTCTTCAAGCCACACAATTGATTCGTTCTTTCGAAGAAACTGGCAATTGGGATGCTGCTATTAAGGCTGGAATAGAGCCATGTGCACCGTCTTCAGCTTCAGTACTACATGGTCAGAGTTCAATTCATGATCATAAGCGGATTCCTATAATTGCA ATGACAGCAAATGCATTGTCAGAGAGTGCAGAGGAATGCTATGCAAATGGCATGGACTCATTTGTTTCAAAGCCCGTGACTTttcgaaaaataaaagagtgcTTGGAACAATATCTACCATGA
- the LOC133690135 gene encoding UDP-galactose/UDP-glucose transporter 7-like isoform X1, with translation MAISLVELPAVCLCPCSMENRSEAEASPYKSLVAAVSYGIASMAMVFINKAILMQYGHSMTLLTLQQLATALLIHFGRRTGYTRARGVDMQTAKRLLPVSLFYNANVAFALASLRGVNIPMYIAIKRLTPLAVLIAGIFSGKGKPTTQVTLSVLLIAAGVIIAALGDFSFDLWGYGMALTSVFFQTMYLVLVERSGAEDGLSSVEIMFYNSFLSLPFLIFLIIITGEFPNSLALLFAKSNSLSFLVILVISLIMGIVLNFTMFLCTIVNSALTTTIVGVLKGVGSTTLGFVLLGGVEVHALNVTGLVINTAGGLWYSYAKYQQKMSKPPKRISDVEARSK, from the exons ATGGCGATTTCTCTCGTGGAGTTGCCAGCTGTTTGTCTTTGCCCTTgct CAATGGAAAATCGCAGTGAAGCAGAAGCAAGTCCTTATAAGAG TTTGGTTGCTGCCGTGTCATATGGAATTGCTTCAATGGCTATGGTTTTTATCAATAAGGCCATTTTGATGCAATATGGTCACTCAATGACCCTTCTCACCTTGCAg CAATTGGCGACGGCATTGCTTATACATTTTGGTAGACGAACAGGGTATACGAGAGCGAGGGGAGTCGATATGCAAACAGCTAAAAGACTTCTCCCAGTTTCGTTGTTCTACAATGCTAATGTAGCTTTTGCTTTGGCTAGCTTGAGAGGAGTTAATATTCCTATGTATATTGCAATAAAGAGACTCACACCGCTTGCAGTACTTATAGCTGGAATTTTCTCAGGAAAGGGAAAGCCTACAACACAG GTTACTCTTTCCGTGCTATTGATTGCTGCTGGAGTTATTATAGCAGCACTTGGAGATTTTTCTTTTGACCTTTGGGGATACGGCATGGCCCTTACTTCTGTTTTCTTTCAG ACGATGTACCTTGTTTTAGTTGAAAGATCTGGTGCTGAGGATGGCCTCTCTTCAGTTGAGATAATGTTCTACAACAGCTTTTTGTCTCTTCCATTCTTGATATTTCTCATCATAATTACAGGGGAATTTCCAAACTCTTTAGCATTATTGTTTGCAAAG AGTAATTCCTTATCATTTTTGGTGATCCttgttatttcattaataatggGCATAGTTCTCAACTTCACAATGTTCTTATGTACCATAGTCAACTCAGCTCTAACAACAACCATTGTGGGAGTCCTCAAAGGTGTTGGGTCCACG ACCCTTGGTTTTGTCCTCCTGGGTGGTGTGGAAGTGCATGCTTTGAACGTGACTGGATTGGTTATCAACACAGCGGGTGGTTTGTGGTACTCATATGCCAAATACCAGCAAAAGATGAGTAAACCTCCAAAGAGAATATCAGATGTAGAGGCTCGTAGCAAATAA